One window of Bacteroidota bacterium genomic DNA carries:
- a CDS encoding polyprenyl synthetase family protein, with protein sequence MHTYNELLELFNSALLKEKFSGHPPELYDPIAYTLELGGKRMRPLLLLMSCEMFGTPPEKAVKPAIGIEVFHNFTLIHDDIMDKAPLRRGKETVYKKWDENVAILSGDTMFAIAFQYMATAETKRLRELLNVFTRTAIEVCEGQQLDMNFETTDSVHIQDYLNMIRLKTAVLLGASLKIGAIIAGADSKECDKIYNFGVQLGQAFQLKDDLLDVFGDEEKFGKVSGGDIIAGKKTFLYLKAYELAGENQKNTLNELFSLPEDKNSLRVSEVKKLYRHLNIQQETEEMIRNLYHAAMQDLKSISADEGKKTLLKEFAENLMKRDY encoded by the coding sequence ATGAATTATTGGAATTATTTAACTCCGCACTTTTAAAGGAGAAATTTTCAGGACATCCTCCCGAATTGTACGATCCGATTGCATATACCCTTGAACTGGGAGGGAAAAGGATGCGCCCCCTTTTGCTTCTTATGTCGTGTGAGATGTTTGGCACACCTCCCGAGAAAGCTGTCAAACCTGCTATCGGCATTGAGGTATTCCATAATTTCACACTTATCCACGATGATATCATGGATAAGGCCCCACTCAGAAGAGGTAAGGAAACCGTGTATAAAAAATGGGACGAAAACGTTGCCATCCTTTCCGGTGATACCATGTTCGCCATAGCTTTTCAATACATGGCTACCGCAGAAACCAAGCGCCTCCGGGAATTGCTTAACGTTTTCACCCGCACTGCCATCGAAGTATGCGAAGGGCAGCAGCTGGATATGAATTTCGAAACGACTGATTCTGTGCACATCCAGGATTACCTGAATATGATACGTCTTAAGACGGCAGTACTCCTGGGTGCCTCCCTGAAGATAGGGGCTATAATAGCCGGAGCCGACAGTAAGGAATGCGACAAAATATATAATTTCGGGGTTCAGCTGGGACAGGCTTTTCAATTAAAGGATGATCTGCTTGATGTATTTGGGGATGAGGAAAAATTTGGAAAAGTCAGCGGCGGAGATATCATTGCAGGGAAAAAGACCTTCCTGTACCTTAAAGCTTACGAACTAGCCGGTGAAAATCAAAAAAACACTCTGAACGAACTGTTTAGCCTTCCTGAAGACAAGAATTCTCTCAGGGTCAGCGAGGTAAAAAAGCTCTATCGTCATTTAAATATCCAGCAGGAAACAGAAGAAATGATCCGGAACCTTTACCATGCAGCCATGCAGGATTTGAAAAGCATCTCAGCGGATGAGGGGAAAAAAACACTTCTGAAAGAATTCGCAGAAAACCTGATGAAAAGGGATTATTAA